A window of Fusarium musae strain F31 chromosome 1, whole genome shotgun sequence genomic DNA:
GAAGTGGCTCACTTGGCGAGCAAGGTTGGCATGGGCTGATAGCGGAAAGAGATTCGATAGCGGCTTCACTGAAGCACTGCAAGAAGGCATGAACAAGTGGGTGTTGAAGAGAGAGGGTGTTATTGAGGATTACAATATCGGTTGATGGCTCCGATACTCGGAGGTTTCCCCGAAGGACAATGCATGCTAGCCTTGGGGTTGCCAGGTGTTTGTTGGCGCAGCGACAATGATTCATAACTGCATAGTTGAGGTTCAAATGTCAGAATAATATCAAATACGTATTCCTCTATTTGCTGAAGAATTTTATATGAGCTTACTTTGGCCATGGCTAGGTAACAATCCAGTCAGCGGCATTCGCTTCCCGAAGCCCGTCTTATCACTAAGTTCTTAGCGGGATACATCTCTAGTCTGGTGCCCGGCGACATCGCTTCATGAGCCCAAATTTCTATTTGGCAAAGTCGAAAAGGTCTACATACGATATCTCTGACTTGTACCGGCTCTTTCGACATTAGTAGCTCATGGTACGGTCACTGAGCCCGAATAACTCGTCTATAGCACGGTGTTGATTTCACGAGTGGATTACCCGAGCTTTCTGCGAGTTaccatcaccaaagacaagacagctTCGTTTAAACATCTCAAGACGTTGCCGACTTCAATGCGTCATGTCTTATGGCGGGCTTTTAGGCAACCTATCAGTTTCTCAGCCGTACAACGAGTCGCGATATCCACCATGGCCTCAAAAGGACGGTCCTATAATGTACGCAGCCTCTCATACCGTTTCACAcgcaagacaaagaagaatgACCAACTGACTTATTTCAGGATGCCATTGATGCGCTCAACTCACTTCAAACACCTTTTGATATCATTGAGGCTCGTAGGAAGGCGGGGATAAGGCCTGATGCTGTGTCTATCAAGGAAATGCGGACATATCTTCATCGCATTGGATATACCGTAAGGCCTCCGAGCACGACATATATACATGAGACTAATCAAATGATAGCCATCTGATCTCAATCGCCTAAACATTGTACATGTAGCCGGCACAAAAGGAAAAGGTAGTACCTGTGCCTTTGTCGACTCTATCCTCTCTCAGTATCAGCACACAAGGGGCACACCCCGGAAGACAGGCTTTTTCACATCGCCTCATCTCATCGCTGTTCGTGAGCGCATACGCATCAACTCAACGCCTATTTCAGAAGACCTATTCGCAAAGTACTTCTTCGAAGTGTGGGACCGTCTTGAATCGGCACCGAAAGATGACGCAAAGCAACTCATGGCTCCTCGACCTATTTATGCGCGATATCTGACTCTAATGAGTTGGCAcgtctttcttcaagaaggcaTAGATGTTGCTATATATGAGACTGGTATTGGTGGTGAGTTTGATGCTACAAATGTCGTGGAGAAACCTATAGCATCTGGCATTAGTACACTGGGCATTGATCATGTCTTTGCTCTCGGTGATACAGTGGCCAAGATTGCATGGCACAAGGCGGGTATCATGAAGTCTGGAAGCGCGGCTTTTACAATCGAACAGGTGCCAGATGCAGAAGAAGTTCTGAGGAAAAGGGCCTCGGAAAAGAACGCGGATTTGAAAGTCCTACCAGTCGACCCCCGACTTAGCAGTGTTCAGATTCGACCAGATGCAATATTTCAGAAGCGCAATGCTACATTGGCTATCGCACTCGCCGAAACAGCACTGGAAAAAGTTGGCATTTCTCTACCAGCTCGGACGGATACTTTGCCCAAGGAGTTTGTAGACGGGCTTGAAAAGGTTGTATGGAGAGGTCGGTgtgaggtcaagaaggaagaCAAGGTGACATGGCACGTCGATGGCGCCCATACTTCTGATAGTCTCAAGATGTCGTCCAAGTGGTTCAAAGACGAAACTTCTGGGCGGTAAGTCATCAAGTTACCCCATCCTGCCCTGCAACTAATAGATTTAGCAATGGAATGCGTGTCATGATTTTCAACCAACAAGGCCGCTCCGAAGCTGTCGACTTTCTCGAGTCCGTCTTCAAGGCGACCAGACGAGAAGGACAGCCAGCATTTGACCATGTCATCTTCTGCACAAACGTCACCTATGCCGCATCCGGCTACAAGCGTGACTTTATCAACCGTCAATTCGACCCTGCTGAGATCGATAAGATGACTGTTCAACAACGGTTTGCGGATAAGTGGATGTCCCTTGATCCCACAGCCACGGTAAAAGTCATGCCCACAATCGAGCAATCCATTAACTACGTCCGACACCTTGGAGAGGATCTCACAAAGGGGGAGACGGTGGAGGCATTTATCACGGGAAGCCTGCATCTCGTTGGTGGTGCCTTGGGCATACTGGAAAAGGCGGATGCTCTATGATTTGATGATAATAGAACGATCTAATTTGGCCGGCACACCAGggagtatttatatttataataaaccttCAGGCTCCAATGCTCGTAAAACACCCCCTACGAGATACATGCTCCCTGTTGCTAAAACCTTCTGATGGGATCCTGCAACTTTTCTGGCCTCAGATACAGCGTCCTGGATATTGTCGAATGTGTTGACCTCACAATTAGCTGCTCTCTCAGCCATCATCCTTGCCACACGTGTCTGCACACTCAGATCTCTGGCTTCTTCATCCGTTGAAGGCCCCTCCTGATCATTCCTCGTAAAGAGCGCATGACTGAATATGTTTTCTCTCCCTGTAAATTCTTGAACAGTGTCAAGCAATATTGCCAGTAGTTGTGTCGCATCCCTCTCCTGCTGGTTGAAAACCAGAATTGAGGATTCATCGTTTTCGACATTCGAAGCGAACCATTTTGCGACCTCATACATGCTATCCTTCGTATGCGCGCCATCCAGGTACCAGCCAATGGGGCCCTGCTGAATGACCTCACAGCGCCCTCTGAGACTTGCGTCCCATAGCCCTTTATCCATCCTTGCTTGACTGTTCATAAAAAAGTCCCTGGGATCAAAATAAATACCTAGATGTTGTTTCACAGCACAAACGGCAAGAGCTTGGTTATACTTTTGAAAGTCACCGAGCAGTCTTCCCTTCACACCTCCCCATAGTTCGATCCTGGCGTCATCCAACTCGATGAGCTCAGCCCCCTTTTCTGCTGCCCGTTGTCGAAGTACTTGCATCACACCAGGCTTCTCGTCCATTCGTCGGACGAAACCACGCACACCTGGCTTGAGAATGCCGGCTTTGTGCCATGCGATCTTCTCAACCGTGTCGCCCAGCATCGCGACATGATCTATACCCAGTTGCGTGATGACCGCAGCAGAAACAGCCTCGGGAGGCACCACATTTGTAGCGTCATACTCTCCGCCGATACCGCATTCAAGAACAACGCTATCGACCTTTTCTCTCAGGAATATATGCCAAGCAAGGAGCGTCATGAAGCGGAAGAAGAATGGCTTTGAGCCAGGTCCTTCGGACTCGGTGAGGCTTTTgccatccttctcagcagcttcaGACAACCTTTCCCAGAGCTCAAAGAAAGCCTCAGCGAAGAGTTTCTGAGAAACCTGCTCTCCTTGAATAGCAATGCGCTCGCGAGGACTGACGAGATGTGGGCTCGTATAAGTCCCAACAGTCTCGTACTCCCGTAGCATACCCGTTGCAAATGCGCTTACAGAGCCTTTACCTTTGGTGCCGGCTATGTGAATGTGTCTCAGACGTGCGAGATCTTTGGGTTCATATCCAGCACGTCGGAGCCATTCGCGCATCTCAGGAATAGCTAAAGCATTGGGATCCTTTGGTGGCACAGATGAGGCATTCGCGGCGATTGATTTGTCAAAAAGATTCGTGACCTGGCGGTTTGAGTAAAGTGTCGAAAGCAGACGGAGAGCTTCATTGTAATCGCGGGACACGGTGCTGATGCCCTTCCGTGCCGCCATTGTATGCGTTGATTGGTTTCTCAGCAGTGAACTAATTCTTTTCATTCAGTAGGTAGTTGGAACGGGTGTTGTCGGGTCTTGCTGAGAAATGAGTGCATGATAAAAATCTTGGGAGAATCAATGCCAAAGTTAAATGCGAAGGTGAAGAAACGGAGTCGGATAGCTTATTCGGTCGTCATGTGTAACTTATGTGGTACCTCTACACTAGCCCTTTGTCCCATTTAACATATTCAGTTATGTTGACCAGCAATTCATATACAACAAAAATCAGCagtttgctgttgttgtgacAAGTCGACGATCAGTGTTCTTCGCTGTCAACAATGTCGAATTTGGCCTCTGCAGTTTTAACTTATTACTAGATTTAACAAGTTGTTCAGCCCTGGTGCTGTATTCATCAAGGAATGATCAGGAATCATGCAACGAGACGTTACTATCGGCAATAATAAATAGCCAGAATAAGGTAATCACGCTCTCATCGTCTATTGCTATCTAATACACGGCTATCCAGCCTCTCTCTAGACACGACGGCGCCTGGGTCCAATTATACACAACAAATGAAACATCCCTTTTTTTGTTTAATCCACACGCAGACTCTGAAGACGGGCTTCTGTGGCAATCACCTATGATCATGTTagcaaaagcaaagataAACATATGGAAAACGATAGAACTCACATCGAGAGCCTGCTGAACCTCCAACACTTTGCGAACCTCACCGAGCCAATCCTTACTCAAGGTCTTGGCCCATCCATCCAAGCCGTTAATTTCTCGCGCCGCAGAATCCAGGTCGCCCTCCTCAAGGTATGTTTGGGTTCGGGTAAGAATGCTCTCAACATCATTACCGTCCGCAAGACCTTGCTTCTTGAACATAACGTGGCTAAGAACCCAACTAGAAGCGTGGCTGGCAACACCGGCCTCATCGGGTAACAAGGAAGCCTTTCGCACCTCATTGGCGACTCGACGGAAACGATCAATCAGCTGAGAGGTAGTAGAGATACCGCGTTGGTAAGCGGATGGGTTAACGGAGGCGATGGCAGCATTGACAACGGGGTCATCCGAAGCGATTTCCCGGAGAGCAACGAGCTCGCGAATAAAAGGGCGAGGGTGGCGGTCATCCTCCAAGCTGGCTCGgacagcctcaacagcaacgTGTAGCTGCTGggtcttgaggttggtgtCAATAACATCGTTCCAGCCTGTGGTAAGTTTCTCGAGGTCTGACACGGCAGATGATAGAGCGCTCAGCTTGCCTAGTCGGCTCTCACGCTCCTGCTCGActtgcttctcaacatccttggtAAATTCCTTCTTAAGGGCCAAAGCCTGCTGGGCGAGCTGAttctggagcttctcctcattgAGTTTCTTCTCACGCTCAAGAAGGACATTAACTCGGTCCTCGTAGTTTTCTCGgaccttcttcatctcctgctCAAAGTCTTGTCGCCATTGGTTCTCCTGGCTGATCATGGTGTTCTCAACACGATCAATTAGATCGGTAGCAGCCTTATCGAACTCCTCGATCTTCTCTCTGACTTGCTgggcagccttcttctcgaacTCACCCTtcatggccttgagcttgcctCCAACCTTGGCGATCTCATCCTTAGCCTTGCTAACAGAGGTGCCGTACTTGCCATGGGCATTGTCGGCGTTGATGACTAGGATGAGGTCGTTCACCATGTGGACGAGGTCTTGGACGACAGGCTCCCTTGCATCCTCAAGCGATAGAAGGTCGATCGGCTTGAGAGGAGGCATCTTGGAAGGCTCATTAACTTCTGGGGCTTTGAAACCAGAGTTGGACCTGGGGGCAGGAGTAGGCTCCTCAACGGCCTTCGCAACAGGCTTGGCCTCGACTGgagacttggccttggccttgggtttagcaacctcctcaaccttctttgcAGCGGCAGCAACAGGGCCAGCACTTGAGTGACGTCCGGCTTGGCCTGCATCGGCTACTCTCCAGGAAGCACCGCTTTGGGCAGGGACTCGAACAGCATCCTCGATGGCTTGAGTCTTTGATCGGCCGGTGATGTTAGGGAATCGTTTCTTGTAATCCATCTCCTCGAGGTAAAGAACAGCCTGCTCGCCAAAGGGGACGTATTCGGTAAAGAAATCATGGAAGTTGTCGCTCACGCGAGAGTACCAGACACCTCCAGCGAAACCAAcgacaccaagaacaagcagGGTGAAGACAAAGTTTTTGAGCCTTCGGAAAAACCCCTTCTTTTTGATAGGCGCAGGCgcaggaggagggggagggggagggggtgTCAAAGGGACGTCTGTGATAGCGGCCTTGGTCtcgccaacatcgtcaagggtGGTCTCATGGATTCTCTCGGACGTAACGGTTTGGGAAGCTGGCAAAACAGGTTGCTTAGTAGGATCGAGCTcgggcttcttctcgacGGAGTAGAAACGCTGGAATCATCGTCGCGGTTAGTTTATTTCTGGTTGAAGCAACTAACACGAGCTGTGACGTTGTAAAGAAAGCTTACCTGACCAGCAAGGCCGGCACGCCGTGTAGCCGCAATTGGCCATTGGCGGGCAGCAGCGGCCACAACGGGCCTGCCGCCAAATGCCCTCACAGAGTGAAGCGAAGTTCGCAACATGAGGGATTGCAATGGCGAACAGGGCGCAGTTCGCGATGCAGTTGATTTTCGGTTAGATGGAGTTGAGAGCTGCTTCAAAAACGCTCAGGGTAGAAGTTCGGCAAAAGCCCAGCTCCCGGGATTTGTATGGAGCTAAATGTTAAGCAAGCGGCAGGAACCGGGTGACGCAACTACCTCATCAACCACCGAACATGATGAAACAAGACCATTCATTCAATTCTAAAAAGAGCAAGTTTATCTCATAGGCTCCTTTTACGCAGTTGATCAGCTGCTTTTCTCTCCTAGTGAAGAGCCTATGGTTAGTAACTTTTGGTTGATTACATGTGATCATGGGGTTGAAATATCAAGTCGTGCTCTGTTGAATACCTACTATtctaaagaattataataatctcAACATATGTTTTCATTGTTATGTTGCGATACTGAATACACTAACGCAACTGACACTCATTCAATTGACGAGTTCTTACGTGGATCCAACTCCAAGACATGTCTGCATCCCAGACTTCCTCATGAACTCTGTTTGGGGGCAAAAAAAGGCATGAGACCTCGGACCAGAGCCTAAATAGCCACTTAGTAAGTAGTTATGAAGAGCTTCTAATGCCAATAGTGTTTTAAAATGAATTCCGGCCTTTTCCAGACTCACAACGTGAACATTAAATACGCATGGCCTGATCACATGCAGCATAGGATTTTGTCAACATGATCCCATAATTCATCTAATAGCAGCCATCTATTCAGAAGCtgtgaagaaaaagaaactatAGAGCGGCTCGTCCATACTCTCCTGCTTGCCCATGTCATGAGCCACCAATGGGGAATAAGAAACCTTCAGACATTTAAGTCGCCTATGATCGAGGTCTGTTGTTCTCATACCTCCCCTAGCCACTCCCCGTTCTCTGGCACGCTGAAGTGCCAGGCGACGGTACAGTCGAGCATCCAGGCCATTCAAACTACCAGCAACAAAAATTCAAGTTCGGTATTAAAAAGTGTGGACTGAACTGATCCCTCCAAACCCAAGGACTCCGATAAATTATATGACACGCCCCAGCTCATGCATTACCTCAGAGTCCGTAATCTCGGACAACTCGCCGTGCTGGATCCACGCTGAGGCCTCTGTGATATGTGCGTGGGCGTAACGAAAAGTGGACTGTAAACCTGATGCCTCAACTTCGATGCCTGCTTAGCAGCTGCAAGGGCCGCTGACGTTAGTGTTGGAGTTCTCGGGAGCCAGGCTGACACCCGGTCGTTGTCCCGGTCGAGCATGTCGTGGACCAGCTTGGTCCAAAGGCAGCTTCTTAGCTATGGCTGTGAAAAGAGTTTGGACGTTCTCGGCAGTCTTGGCAGAAGtctcgaagaagaggaggccaGCTTCACGGGCATAAGCCTCAGCATCGGCAGTAGGAATGGCTCGTTTGTCGGGTTGCTCAGTAACCAAATCCAGCTTGTTTCCTGCGAGGGCAATGACAATGTTCTCATTCGCCTGGCGTTGTAGCTCCTTAACCCAAGCCTTTGCCTTGTCTAGTGATGCCTGGAGGAATATTAACATGACCCTATGGTGGTTGTAGATCTGGTGAACGTACAGATTGAGTAATATCGTAAACGACAACGGCGCAGTTTGCATTTCGGTAGTACATGGGAGCGAGAGACTTGTAGCGTTCCTGGCCGGCGGTATCCCAGATCTCGAACTTGACAGTAGTGTTCTCATCGAGAGAGATGGTCTGGGTCAAGAAGGCAGCACCGATGGTGGACTCGCGATAGGAATCGAATTGGTCCTAGAATATCTTGGTAAGTTGCTGTCTCATACAATGGCGTGGGCGCCAGTAGTTCATACCTTGACAAATCGCAAGACTATTGAACTCTGAGGTTGAAAATTTAGTAAACATCGTATCAAAGACTGTCGTTGCGATATACCTTTCCTACAGCGGACTCGCCTATGTCACAAGTTAGCAAATATACCATGAATCCGAAACTGGTCAGGCAAGGAATGCCGACATCATGTAACATACCAAGAAGAACCAGCTTGAACTGAGCGAACCGGGTGTTAGTGCCGCGGGCGCCAGCTGGAGGTTGTCGAGAGGCCATAGTGAGAGATGGGAATGTAATTTCGAGATGAAGAGGTATGGAGAACGTCTATCAAGAGTTACAGTGATAGCAGCAGTGGCGGTATGACCTGGACGTTGAGGGATTGGACGTGTCCTAGAACGAGGGCGTGGAGAGACGCTCGGGCCGGAAATCGTATCGGGATGATTGCGCGACGCAAGCGAATCGAGGGAAAAGGGAGATTTAGGGCGAAGAGGTTGGCAACGATAGTGAGATGACAAGACAAAAGTCGAGGCTGAAGGTGAGAGGCGAGTCTTGAGATGGGGCTTCGCTTCTTTGATTAAGACGGGACGGACGTGGATGGGACTTGGGGAGGTAAAGTGACTGCCTTGGTTCTTTAGTCCTGAGCCGTGACTGGCTCAAATGGCACGAGGCACACGTCAGGCAGGGCCTGTTTTGGTGGACGGACACCCACAGTGCCACTGTAATAGGCGGGAGGACGGGGTCTCGGAGAGGTACACTTGCGCAGTGTTCACCCGGTAGCTGTACTGATCTAGAGACCCTGATTTCGGCGAGCGGCATGTACCTCTACATCTCACGAGCCTCATCCCATGGCTCTGGGCTTGTGACGTGCGTCCCGCCTTGAGCCACCATGGTCCCCTTAAGTTCCATTCTATCCCGTCATTACGATTAACCATGTGGCTGTGCTATAGCTTCGCTGCGTTGGCCTCATCAACTCGTCTGCCAATTCAAGCTAACCATCCAATACCAGACAAACTCAGCCCGTCCCTCACGTCGTGTCCCTTTTTTCCCTTATTTCACTATCTCTTGCAGCCGTCAAGGGTGAACAAGTCGCCAGTTGGCCACTCTTAATTCCCGGGCTTTACTATAACCTTCAACTCTTTTTCTATCTTGCTTTCCTAATCTTAACAGCTTCAGCTATGGCGCAGCTCAACACCCCCAAATTGCCTTATCGCGACATTAATGTCAAGATCGCCAACGACTCTTATACTTTCACTTCGCCTTCGTCTCCCGATGCGCCTGCCCTGGTAATCGATCGTCCCACTGGCGATGTCCGCCTGAGCGAAGGCAGCGCCGCATCAGCCAAGAGAACCACTCGCGTCTCGAGTATCGCTGGTATTCTAGGAATTATTCAGCTTCGCCTTGGTTCGTCTCCGCCGCGCCAAATCTTGGGCTGATGTCATCTGGTTTTGGCTTGTGCATTTCACTGACCATGTAAAGACAAGTATGTCATCTTCATTACGAAAGCCCAGCCTGTTGGCCGTCTCAAAGGTCACATGGTGTACAAGGTCGCTGCCACAGAGATCCTGCCCATGCGCGAGCGCTTGATTCACGACCCCGACGAAGACATCTTCATTCAGCTTCTTAAGAACTTTTTGGCTTCAGGGCCTATGTACTTTTCCTATTCCATCGATCTTACCAACTCCTTCCAACGTCAGGCCCAGGCCGACACTTCCAAGCCCCTGTGGATGCAGGCCGACGAtcgtttcttcttcaacaagtaTCTTCAGGGCGATTTAATCGACTTCCGCACCCGAGGCGCTCGATCACAGCCTGGCTCACAGCCCGGCGTTGACCCATATATCCTACCGTGCATCTTCGGCATGCTGGAGATCAAGCCTACCACATTCAAGGGCAACCCCTTGACTCTGGCTCTCATTACCCGCCGATCCCGCCACCGTGGTGGTACCAGGTACTTTACTCGAGGTGTAGATGATGAAGGACACGTCGCCAACTACAATGAGACGGAAcaaatcatcatcctcaacgaCAGTAGCAGCGGGTTGGGTGGATATGCAGGCAGTTCGGACATGCAGAGCGGCAAGTTTGGCGCTGGCGCCGGTCAAGAGATGCAGATATTCTCTTATGTTCAGACACGTGGCAGCGTTCCTACGTTTTGGGCTGAAATCAACAGCTTGCGATATGTTCCCAAGCTCCAAATCCGCGGCGTTGATGCAGCTCTTTCCGCGGCACAGAAACACTTCGACGAGCAAATTCGCTTATACGGTGACAACTATCTCATTAACTTGGTCAATCAGAAGGGTCGCGAGCAGCGGGTCAAGCAATCGTACGAGCAGATGGTGGAGAAGCTCGTTTCTTCTCCTAAGGAGCGGCAAGAGGCAGACTTGCTCACTGAGGAGAAGTTCACCACAATTCAACCGGAGGGCAAACGCCAAGGGTTTGACCGGCTGCACTATGTCTACTTTGATTACCACAGCGAGACAAAGGGCATGAAGATGCACAAGGCTTACGCTCTTATTGAGAAGTTGGCCGATGCGTTGGAGAAGCAGGGCTACTTCCGTGCCGTTGATACCCCGTCCAGCGTTGACGGTAGCCTCGACGCCCGTAGCTACCAGACGAGTGTCATGCGTACAAACTGCATGGACTGTCTCGACCGAACGAACGTTGTCCAGAGCATGTTCGCTCGCCATAAGCTTGACCGCAtctttgaagatgttggcTTCATGCCCCGCGGCTCTTCATTCCGTGACGAGGATCCTGCTTTTGAGGATCTTTTCCGTAATCTCTGGGCTGACAACGCTGATGTTGTCTCCAACTCATATGCTGGCACTGGTGCCATGAAGACGGATGTCACACGTACTGGTAACCGGACCAAAGTCGGCGCCCTTCAGGATGCCCGTATTGGTATCACACGTTATTTCCGTAACAATTTCCTCGATGGACCGCGACAGGATTCTTTCGATCTTTTCCTTGGAGCTTACCGACCGGGCTCAACCAATATCGGCACTACTCTGGTCTTCACTGACCGTCGACCGGTCTTGATCCAGGCTATTCCTTATATCCTTGCCTTCAGTGTCTTTATTGTATTCATTGGTCTCTTTACCCGCCGAGACCCAGAGGCAAGCGCCCTGCCTCTTCGtgtcttccttttcttctggaTGGCTATTGCTGCCTGGTCTTTCTACTTTGTCTGGAACCACGGCATGCTCTACGTAAGTTTCGCTGACTGACACTCACCTCGAACCATTCTAATTATTTCTAGGTTAACTGGCCACGCCTCAACCCCAGGCCATTTGCTGTTGAGGGCTATAATGAACACTTCGCCAAGGCACGCAAGGACTCTGTTATTGGAACCTACGTGGCGAAACACGAGAGAGGACTCAGCACAGCCCGATACCTCAATGCcgaggagggcaagaagagGATTGAATAGAATCAAAAGGGGGCTTGAACTTTGGTTATAATGTGGGTGCTTTGCTCTGGTGGCGCGGTGGCATGACTTTGAAGGTTTTCTTTATTCAAAGACTATAGAAGCCTGCTCTTTTCGATTCTTTGTACCGGCTGGGTGGTTTGGGATAATCAAGACGTTTGTTGTTATGATGTTGCTTGTCTATATGGCTTTGTCAATGCATAGATATTGTCTCCTTTAATATAGGTTTAGATGAACCCTCAGAGTCAAATGACTTAAGGCCTTCAGTCTACGGGCCGAACaaagtattatcttataaaagtTCCTATCAGTTTACCCGAAGTTTCTCGAATTCATCTCAAGATTACA
This region includes:
- the MET6 gene encoding methionine-synthesizing 5- methyltetrahydropteroyltriglutamate--homocysteine methyltransferase (EggNog:ENOG41) codes for the protein MASKGRSYNDAIDALNSLQTPFDIIEARRKAGIRPDAVSIKEMRTYLHRIGYTPSDLNRLNIVHVAGTKGKGSTCAFVDSILSQYQHTRGTPRKTGFFTSPHLIAVRERIRINSTPISEDLFAKYFFEVWDRLESAPKDDAKQLMAPRPIYARYLTLMSWHVFLQEGIDVAIYETGIGGEFDATNVVEKPIASGISTLGIDHVFALGDTVAKIAWHKAGIMKSGSAAFTIEQVPDAEEVLRKRASEKNADLKVLPVDPRLSSVQIRPDAIFQKRNATLAIALAETALEKVGISLPARTDTLPKEFVDGLEKVVWRGRCEVKKEDKVTWHVDGAHTSDSLKMSSKWFKDETSGRNGMRVMIFNQQGRSEAVDFLESVFKATRREGQPAFDHVIFCTNVTYAASGYKRDFINRQFDPAEIDKMTVQQRFADKWMSLDPTATVKVMPTIEQSINYVRHLGEDLTKGETVEAFITGSLHLVGGALGILEKADAL
- a CDS encoding hypothetical protein (EggNog:ENOG41) codes for the protein MAARKGISTVSRDYNEALRLLSTLYSNRQVTNLFDKSIAANASSVPPKDPNALAIPEMREWLRRAGYEPKDLARLRHIHIAGTKGKGSVSAFATGMLREYETVGTYTSPHLVSPRERIAIQGEQVSQKLFAEAFFELWERLSEAAEKDGKSLTESEGPGSKPFFFRFMTLLAWHIFLREKVDSVVLECGIGGEYDATNVVPPEAVSAAVITQLGIDHVAMLGDTVEKIAWHKAGILKPGVRGFVRRMDEKPGVMQVLRQRAAEKGAELIELDDARIELWGGVKGRLLGDFQKYNQALAVCAVKQHLGIYFDPRDFFMNSQARMDKGLWDASLRGRCEVIQQGPIGWYLDGAHTKDSMYEVAKWFASNVENDESSILVFNQQERDATQLLAILLDTVQEFTGRENIFSHALFTRNDQEGPSTDEEARDLSVQTRVARMMAERAANCEVNTFDNIQDAVSEARKVAGSHQKVLATGSMYLVGGVLRALEPEGLL
- the MIC60 gene encoding MICOS complex subunit mic60, whose protein sequence is MLRTSLHSVRAFGGRPVVAAAARQWPIAATRRAGLAGQRFYSVEKKPELDPTKQPVLPASQTVTSERIHETTLDDVGETKAAITDVPLTPPPPPPPPAPAPIKKKGFFRRLKNFVFTLLVLGVVGFAGGVWYSRVSDNFHDFFTEYVPFGEQAVLYLEEMDYKKRFPNITGRSKTQAIEDAVRVPAQSGASWRVADAGQAGRHSSAGPVAAAAKKVEEVAKPKAKAKSPVEAKPVAKAVEEPTPAPRSNSGFKAPEVNEPSKMPPLKPIDLLSLEDAREPVVQDLVHMVNDLILVINADNAHGKYGTSVSKAKDEIAKVGGKLKAMKGEFEKKAAQQVREKIEEFDKAATDLIDRVENTMISQENQWRQDFEQEMKKVRENYEDRVNVLLEREKKLNEEKLQNQLAQQALALKKEFTKDVEKQVEQERESRLGKLSALSSAVSDLEKLTTGWNDVIDTNLKTQQLHVAVEAVRASLEDDRHPRPFIRELVALREIASDDPVVNAAIASVNPSAYQRGISTTSQLIDRFRRVANEVRKASLLPDEAGVASHASSWVLSHVMFKKQGLADGNDVESILTRTQTYLEEGDLDSAAREINGLDGWAKTLSKDWLGEVRKVLEVQQALDVIATEARLQSLRVD
- the YPT5 gene encoding GTPase Ypt5 (BUSCO:EOG09264JHE) — protein: MASRQPPAGARGTNTRFAQFKLVLLGESAVGKSSIVLRFVKDQFDSYRESTIGAAFLTQTISLDENTTVKFEIWDTAGQERYKSLAPMYYRNANCAVVVYDITQSASLDKAKAWVKELQRQANENIVIALAGNKLDLVTEQPDKRAIPTADAEAYAREAGLLFFETSAKTAENVQTLFTAIAKKLPLDQAGPRHARPGQRPGVSLAPENSNTNVSGPCSC
- a CDS encoding hypothetical protein (EggNog:ENOG41) encodes the protein MAQLNTPKLPYRDINVKIANDSYTFTSPSSPDAPALVIDRPTGDVRLSEGSAASAKRTTRVSSIAGILGIIQLRLDKYVIFITKAQPVGRLKGHMVYKVAATEILPMRERLIHDPDEDIFIQLLKNFLASGPMYFSYSIDLTNSFQRQAQADTSKPLWMQADDRFFFNKYLQGDLIDFRTRGARSQPGSQPGVDPYILPCIFGMLEIKPTTFKGNPLTLALITRRSRHRGGTRYFTRGVDDEGHVANYNETEQIIILNDSSSGLGGYAGSSDMQSGKFGAGAGQEMQIFSYVQTRGSVPTFWAEINSLRYVPKLQIRGVDAALSAAQKHFDEQIRLYGDNYLINLVNQKGREQRVKQSYEQMVEKLVSSPKERQEADLLTEEKFTTIQPEGKRQGFDRLHYVYFDYHSETKGMKMHKAYALIEKLADALEKQGYFRAVDTPSSVDGSLDARSYQTSVMRTNCMDCLDRTNVVQSMFARHKLDRIFEDVGFMPRGSSFRDEDPAFEDLFRNLWADNADVVSNSYAGTGAMKTDVTRTGNRTKVGALQDARIGITRYFRNNFLDGPRQDSFDLFLGAYRPGSTNIGTTLVFTDRRPVLIQAIPYILAFSVFIVFIGLFTRRDPEASALPLRVFLFFWMAIAAWSFYFVWNHGMLYVNWPRLNPRPFAVEGYNEHFAKARKDSVIGTYVAKHERGLSTARYLNAEEGKKRIE